Below is a genomic region from Haliotis asinina isolate JCU_RB_2024 chromosome 14, JCU_Hal_asi_v2, whole genome shotgun sequence.
taaaacaaaactcacttgctcactcactgactcagcaACCCATCCTCCCACCCATCTTCCCAATCATTAATTctttcactcacccacccacctactcacccacttactcacccacttactcatAAGATGCGATGCACACGTTTAACCACTAcagttacagtgagtgagtttagtttcacgccgcactcagcaatattccagccatgtgttggcagtctgtaaattatcaagtctggaccagacaatccagtgatcaacaacatgagcatcgatctgcacaactgggaaccgatgacatgtgtcatccaagtcagcgagcctgaccacccgatcccgttagttgcctcttacaacaagcatagtcatcttttatggcaagcatgggctgctgaagggctattctaccccggggccttcacgggtccactgcAGTTACAACCCTGGCTGTGTTGCCTCACAACAAACATATCCAGTTACCACACTTGCACATCCACAGGTGGCGTGGTGTGGATTAATGCAGTCATGAATATTTCAAGATTACTGTTGCTGTTAGGATAGCCATGTGTCCCTCTGTTTATTGAATATTCCAGATACACGTATGCATAGAGGTGAGCTGTCACAGttaattaatgaaatataaCTAAAATTGCATGTTCTTAACTGTGATAAGATGATGTCACAAAGTTCAGTGAATTTATTTGCTGCCCCTGAACCACGTACCTGAGCACCTCAAGAATTTTATCTCGTTTTATGACACTGCACTTGACGAAACTATCTTAACTGGTGAGACTGTGTCCGTTTGCCAGACAACTGAACATTTTTGTGTTAGTCATGCTGTTAAAATGTGAAGTATCAATGTCCTGAAAAAGTGAAGAATTTTGCCTTCACATCATTTTTTCAGCTTTACTTTCACAGACGTTTGCCTCATGTATGTCTGACATTATATGTCAAACAGTGAAACACACGGAAATTATGTCTTAACATGCATACACATCATTCATTTTAAATTCAGAACAAATTTCTCAGTTTGGTGATCTTGTTTTGTTAAGTCTGGTGATTAAAGCATTccctcgtcacaccaaagacccaggttctgttccccatatgggcacaatgtgtgaagcccatttctggtgtccacttctgtgatattgctgcaatattgttaaaagtgcaTAAAACTgagttcattcattcactcactcttgtttgGTTTTAAACTGACCTGCTGTCAGGACAGGCTGACTTTAAAAATACCAGTAAATGCAGTACACTTCCACTGTTGAACTATCATATGACTCTTATCAACCAAAGGTTAAGCTTGACTAAGTATAGACTAGGTACTTCTTGTCACAAACACACTCGGACAATCTTCACATTTCGACTTTGATAACTGTACATCTTGGTTGACAGAGGGTGTATTGTGATTTCTAATTAAAGATAATAATGACAGTGGACTGGTTGGGTTAAAATTTTGTCACAAGAAGGCTTTTGATGCTGTTAATTTCTAGTAATACCTGCTTAACACTGCTAGCACTGTATAAATGCCTAATTAAATGGCAGATAAATAGCACTACACATGTACCCCAGGGTCTTACAACTATTGGTATCTTTGGACCTTGGCACTATATGCGCAGTGCATATAGTATCGGAGTCTTAGGACTATATgcatattatatataatatgaACTTATGTAGTCTTAGCACGATATGTTTTTATATATTGCTAAGAATAGTGTTTGGATTttgttgaaatctcacaattgatgattgCTTTATTACCAAAGACCAATCATGGAAAAAAGCAGTCTAAGTAACCAtggtctcagtacttttcattacactccgctactgagtctaacaaaagtagtaggaggtcgcatcaggtaacctttgagcaacctatgactgtccaatcTAACGCGAGAAGgtcaaatggatttaaccaatcagacaacgactACTGCTTAGGGTTTGGCAAGAAAGTTGCTAGCCACAGACACTGATCAGGTATTTGACCTGTAGTGTATGTACTTAAGGccttctgatgacatggttaccacaAGCTAGTATTTCCACAAGCTGGCATccatgaatattgacaaaagtgCTGTTTTCAGCGACATTTTACTCAttgttgacagtattgtagcATGCTGCAAGTGCATTACCCTGTAGCGATtatatggaaaatagcattcagaatcgttcgagtacaaacctttttgatgcaaaagttcaaaaggtatgtgtgaatgtccacttttgcgatttgtaaagctgtgttctgattggtcagtctcaaaggttacctgacgcaacttcctactaggttttgttagactcagtagtggagtgtaacgaaaagtactgagactaagtttacttagactgcgaaaaaacaacaaaaaattagTTTTCAGGTCCTGAGTGTTTCAAAGACTATGACAATAACTCCCAAATCATTTGTGTTAGactatgagaaaatgtgatcagtGATCAATTGCTTCGATTTTTTCATTTGCAATTAATCGGAACACCTCTTGCTGCCACCCTGTGGGGGTGACTGTGTTAACTTTGATGCTAGTTTTTGCGTGACAAGCCCCTCTGTTTGATAGTTGTTacgctcgtcgtaagaggcgactaacaggatcgggtggtcatcctcactgacttggttgacacatgtcatcggtttcctaatgtggagatcgatgctcatgttgttgaccaatggattgtctggtccagactcgattattattgccatatacctggaatattgctgagtgtggcgtaaaactaaattctttCACTCATGGATGTTATGGTATGATACAGTTTACTGttgtaaatattattattattatattggATAGTTCCATCATTGCATAACTATTTTAAGACACTTACAAGCATGAATATGTATCACTTGCACCAATGAGTTTCAGTTTCTGAAATGGATGGCTTAATATGCAAGTACTACGTGATAAGTGCATTCTTCGCCCATCTGAAATCTGACTTCCTTGTTAAATATGCACTCTTATTCTTATATATGCGGAAATAGTTGTCATTGTTTGTTcaaaatgaaactgttttctCCATAGCACATTTTAAATTTCATTATTGTAGTTTGATATGATCAGTATTTGAAGAATCAGAGGACAAAATCTgataaaagtgattattctctCTCTGCCTCCTGCCACCTTATAGGTTCTTTTGACGATATTTTGTCCGTTAATTCTCCTAAAGAGGAggccagagctccagataagataCAGCCCATGTGAGTAGTGTACTCACTGTATCTtatgggtattatgaatgttaagTGGGTATTGCATTTACCCTTAcccaatattttcaaatatgtgttttCTCACCAAACTATATGTCAGTGAGTAAATTTACTAAACAGGTGTGTACTGCCTTACATCACACCTAATGAAAACCCACTTAAATATAATGGAAATTATTCATAAAAAATCAGCTGCcatatactgacagtacaacactagtcctatactgacagtacaacactagtcctatactgacagtacaactctagtcctatactgacagtacaacaatagtcctatactgacagtacaacactagtcctatactgacagtacaacactagtcctatactgacagtacaactctagtcctatactgacagtacaacacccatcctatactgacagtacaacactcatcctatactgacagtacaacactagtcctatactaacagtacaacactcatcctatactgacagtacaacactcatcctatactgacagtacaactctagtcctatactgacagtacaacactagtcctatactgacagtacaactctagtcctatactgacagtacaacactcgtcctatactgacagtacaacactcgtcctatactgacagtacaacactagtcctatattGACAGTACAActctagtcctatactgacagtataGTGTTTCCCCCAGGATTACGAAAGGGCAGGGTAGTCTCATAGACAAAAGGGCACTTGAAAATTCAAAAGGGCATTCAGCAAACTGAAAAGGCACAACAGTTAAGGGTACAGCAATTTATTTTTGTGGTTGACATCATTTAGGTCGTTTGGCATGCTCTGATGCAAGTTCACTCTTCATAGTCTCCTCTTTTTTCTTGCCAGGAATTTGGCCACACACTTCCTCAAGTCAATGTCAGCAGAAGATTTAGCATTCATGCTGACCATAAGTAGCTTGGAGCAGTTATCAATTTTCAGCCTGTTCCTATGTTCTGTCACAATGAGTTTCACGTGAGAGAAGACTCTCTCAACCTCCGATGTTGAAAGGATCACAGTAGCATGAATGCTCAGGAGCTTCACAATGTTTGGGTAGAGGTCTCCTAGTTGGGGCTTAAGGCTGGTCAGAGTCTTCAGGATGGTGGATGGTGAAGAGGTGTCAACTTCTTCAGCAAATAATTCCTTGACCTGGCTCCACTCAAGCTGTGTCTTCTCAACATCCAGACCAAAGTGCTCTGCCAGTTCTGTAATCtgcaaaatttgaaaataatatgaatatgtgaaaatgtgacaaaagTCCTGTTTTGAATAATTCTTGTTTCCATctcttacatttacattttcaagtacaaaattgttatattttacaaaatcagtTTGATAGAATTAATTTCCAGTACCTCAGCATCACCATGGAATGTTAGGAATGATGAATCTCCAGCCTTCCTCAGATCAAGTGCAGATAAACTTGTCAGGATAGGGGTGACCTTCAGTCTTTGCTCCAGATTCTCCATCAGTTTATCCAAGAACAGAGTCTTTGACCTTGAGACATCTGTTCTCCTGCTGCCAACTTTCTCCAGTTTATACTGCTCTCCAAGTTGATCTACACGGCTCAGGTATGGACCAGGTTTCTCCTTCATCTTTTTCAAAGATGCCAAGCTACTTCTCATCTGAGGCTCAACAATACTAAGGTCGAGATCTCTCCTCTCAAACATCTTTGTCAATCCTGATAGGAGTGAACAAACGTCACACAGAAGCAAGATGAAATAAAAGTTCTGGTAGGACATCATCTGCTTGTAAAGACCTTCAGCAGTCACACTCTGTTTGTCACCAGCCCGCTTGTCATTCCCCATACCAACTGCATTCTCTAGGTCAGCAAGGATAGCAGGATAGCTTCTCCTGACAGCATGAACAGCCTTTTCATGACTCAGCCAACGTGTGTGCACAGCCTTTTTGATAGTCACATTACATGTGTCATCTGCAGTGTTTTCCATTTCTCTGATGAGTGTCTGCATCTGTTCAAGGCTCTTGGATCTTACAGTACTGTAATGATAGTATTTAAATAGTCCCATTAGCATTTCATCCACAGACTCGATTTCAGTCACTGATTTGAAAGCTGAACTAACAGCCAGTTGCAGTCTATGATTCACACAGTGGACATCAATCAAAGCTGGATTGTCTCTCTTCAGTTGTGCAACTACACCATTCCTTTTGCCTGTCATAACAGCTGGACCATCACTTGCAAAACAGGTCATTT
It encodes:
- the LOC137260837 gene encoding zinc finger protein 862-like — its product is MPTKERTKRKREEAVKAEARKCRRLLDFFVPNRRPHSQMHQEAVKLEKDDVMSIHNIFHSYSEQETSSLVDAQKVLFFLIKHNLPHTTLFGPLIELCAELGAPNIAKLSHGKNATYTGHSTVQEFLECQAEVVEEQVLQKMRESNSFGLMLDEYTDVSTRKHIALVGRYLENGESKLAFLKDAEIPNGTADTIVKNVKDYLRETDLDQNKMTCFASDGPAVMTGKRNGVVAQLKRDNPALIDVHCVNHRLQLAVSSAFKSVTEIESVDEMLMGLFKYYHYSTVRSKSLEQMQTLIREMENTADDTCNVTIKKAVHTRWLSHEKAVHAVRRSYPAILADLENAVGMGNDKRAGDKQSVTAEGLYKQMMSYQNFYFILLLCDVCSLLSGLTKMFERRDLDLSIVEPQMRSSLASLKKMKEKPGPYLSRVDQLGEQYKLEKVGSRRTDVSRSKTLFLDKLMENLEQRLKVTPILTSLSALDLRKAGDSSFLTFHGDAEITELAEHFGLDVEKTQLEWSQVKELFAEEVDTSSPSTILKTLTSLKPQLGDLYPNIVKLLSIHATVILSTSEVERVFSHVKLIVTEHRNRLKIDNCSKLLMVSMNAKSSADIDLRKCVAKFLARKKRRL